TCGGCCGGGTCGAGCGGACGACGAAGACCGTGAAGGGGTCCGACCGGCCCGTCCTCGAGGTCGAACACGCCGTCGATGGGACCAGCGTCGAGACCCACGTCGCCGGGGCCGCACAGGACGTCGCCGTCCTCGGCTGCTTCCTGCGCCGCGGCGACGCCGACGCCGACGACGTCGATCTCACCAGGGAGGAGCACGAGGTGCTGATGGCGCTCTACACCGGCGTCTCCCCGTTCCAGATCCCCGACTTCGTCGGCATGGACGTCGACCAGGTCGAGGCGGTCTTCGACGACCTCGTCGAGCAGGGCGTCCTCGAAGCGGTCCGCACCCGCCGCGAGGTCCAGCTGGAGGCCCGCGGGCGCTCTATCGCCGGCGACGCGATGTCGGAGCAGTAGGCGGTTCCGAGTGCAACGAGGAACCGCCGGACAAGCGAGCGGGAGCGACGATAGGAGCGACACGCAAACAGTAGCGAGGTTCTGACCGTAGGGAAGAACCTCGTTTTAGCGAGCGGGAATGAGCGAAGCGCACGACACGCAAGCATGGCGGTTCCTCGTTCACGGGAGCGGGAAACCGCCGCTCGGATGCTCCCCGTCTAGCACACCGTCGAAATCGGTTTGTCGTGCCCCGGCGACGACACCACATGGCTCGCGACGGCTACCGGGGTACCGCAGCGCGTTTCTACGACGTCCACGCCCGCGAGTTCGACCGCGACGGCGCGGCCTTCTATCGGCGGCTGGCGTCCGACGCGGACGGTCCCGCCCTCGAACTCGCCTGCGGGACCGGTCGGGTGTACCTCGACCTGCTCCGGTCCGGGGTCGACGTCGACGGACTCGATCGGTCCGCGGACGCCCTCTCGGTTCTCCGCGAGAACGTGGACGCCGACGGCCGCTCGCCGACCGTCTGGCAGGCAGACATGACGGACTTCGCCGTCGACCGCGAGTACGCGCTGGTCTACTGTCCGTTCAACGCCGTCCAGCACGCGCTCACCGTTGGGGACCAGCTCGCTCTCTTCCGATGCGTCTCCGACGCGCTGGCTCCCGGCGGCCGGTTCGTCTTCGACGTGTTCGTCCCCTCCTTCGAGGTCATCTGCGAAGAGTACGGCGACTGGGAGACCAAGTCGGTTCGATTCGACGGCGAACCCCACGAGTTCCGCACGCGCACCCGCATCGTCGACGAGGTCGAACAGCGCTTCGAGGTGACGAACGAACTCCGCGACGCCGACGGTAACCACCTCTTCGAGGAGTCGTTCCCGCTGGCGCTGCTCCCCAAACCCCACGTCGGACTGCTCGCCCGCCTGTCCCCCTTCGACGACTGGCACGTGGACGGCGGCTTCGGCGGCGAACCGATCGCCGACGGCGACGAGACGCAGGTGTGGACGTTGGAGACTGCGGAGTAGTGTGGCACGAGCATCCGCGGCGCTTCGCGCCGCGGTTCACTCCGAGCGCGCTGAAGGCGCGTCTCGGAGCTGTTTTTCGCCCACGTTTTTCCGAGGAGTGGTGCCCGCAGCGAGCCGAAGGCTCGCGAGGACACCCGACGCCGGAAAAAGGTGGTCGGCTAGTGATTGACGTCTTCCAGGTGCTTGCTGGCGACGACCTCGCCCTTGGGCGTGAGCGCGGGGCCGTCGGGGGAGTCCTGGACGAGGCCGTCCTCCTGCAGGTCGCGCAGGAGCATGGTGACCTCGGAGCCGTCCTTGCCGACGACGCTGGCCAGTGGCATCCCCTCCGAGTCGCCGGTGGAGTACATCGCGACCAGCAGCTCCGTCTTGTCGTCGGTGAGCTCGACGTCCTCCAGTTCTTGGACGAGGTCGGTGTACTCAAGGCGGAGGTAGCGACCGAGGATGGACAGCTTCCGCGAGGAGGGGACGGCGGCGACGGTGGTGACGGCGCGGCCCGCCTTCATGTGCCGGAAGGTCAGTACGGGGCGCTCCTCGCCGCCGATCTCGCGGCGGCCGCGCTCGAAGTCGGTCACGGTCTCCAGCGAGACCGCGAAGGAGCCGTCGGGCCGGCGGAACTCGACGGTGCCGGCCTCGACGTACAGCTTGGCGCTCTCGAACCCCTCGTCGGTGACGCGACCGCCCACGCGGGCCCGCTCCGTGACGGAGGTGTCGGTGCCGTTGATGATGGCCTTGAACAGCACCGTCGAGAACTTCTCGACCTTCTCGTCGTCGGCCTCGACGACGGCGACCGACCGCTGGCCGCCGCGCTCGAAGGCGACGGTGACCGTCGACTGGAAGAAGTCGCCCAGATCCGGCGGGACGTGACCGACGGCGACGTCGAAGACGGCGGAGAGCGGAATCGTCAGCTTGTCGTCCTCGTTGGCGGCCAGCACCAGGCGCTTCTGGCTGAGGAGGACCCGCCCCTGCACCGGCTCGGCCCGGGTCATCACCTCCGCGTTGAACTGCCCCACGAAATCGGCGATGACGGACTCCGACATGTGACTCGCCGGCGGCTACCACGGCGGCGATATTGAGGGTTTCGCGCCAGTATCAATCGAGAGAACGCGTAGGGGCGAGAAGCCCGCCGGCGGCCGTCTATCCGTCGAGGTCGCGCGCGATGTCCGCCAGCGACGAGTCGGGGGCGTCCGTCGCGCTGTAGACGACGCGCTTGCCCGGCTCGCGGAGGCCGTACTTGTAGCCGGCCGTGATAACGTCGAGGTGGGCCGAGCCGCCGAGCGCGACGCCGCTGGCGTCGACCCACTCGGCGAGGCGGTTGTCCCCGTCGCCCTCGCGGGCCAGGCGCGCGTTGTCGGCGACGTGGCTCACCACGAGGCTGCCGTCGAGCGCGCCGTCGACGCGGGCGTGGTACTCCTCGCCGTCCAGCACCAGGCGGACCACGTCGCCCTCGTCGGCGTCGATCCCGTCGGGGAGTTCGACCTTCGGGCGGTCGGTCCGGCCGACGCTGGCGACCGTCACGCGATGCGTCTCGACGGCGTCGTGGTCGCTCGGCAGCCGGTCTGCCACGCTACTCCTCGTCGCCCAGGAGGTCGTCGACGTCGTCGCTGCCGCGCTCGGTGATCTTCGCGTTGACCTGCGCCGTCGCGTCGGAGACCTCGCGGCCGCGGACGGTGATGCGCTTGCGCTCGCCGTCGCGGGTCGGGTTGAAGCCGACGCCGCCGTCGGTGAGGATCGACTTGAGGTCGTCGCCGCGGACGTCCGGTCGCATCGGCCGGCCGGCGTCGTCGGAGCCGCCGGTCAGCTCGAGCGTGTAGCCGTCGAGGCCGACGGCGCCGCCGTCGACATCCTCGCCGATCTCGCGACCGATGAAGCGGTTTGCGTCCTGTCCGTCCACGTCGATCTGGTACGTGGTGCCGTCCTCCGGGTCGGAGACGGCGACCGTGAATTCAGCCATACGGGACAGCTATCGGTCAGGCTTAAAAAGTACGTCGGAACCATCTTTTTACTGCGGGGGGTTCGCACACGTTCGAACCCCCCTTGCAAAAACATGGTCCTCCTGAGCGCAGCGAAGGAGGGCTCGGGAGAGCGTAGCTCTCCCGGCGGTGAAAAACACCCGGAAGCGGCGAAGCCGCTTCCGGTGAAACCACGGCGCGTAGCGCCGCGGTATGCTGGCGACTGCTCACTCCTCGGCGTCGACGACGGTACTCACTCTGGCGTTCTCGGCTACCACCTTTTTCGCCGTGAGGTTTCCTCGTTCACTTCGTTCACTGCGGGAACTCCACGGCGAAAAACGTGGGCGAAAAAGCGGACTCGCCGCCCTGCGGCGAGTTCGTAGTGCTACTCCTCGGCGTGCACGATCGTACTCACCCGCGCGTTCTCCTTGATCCGTATTCCGGCACCGCCGACCGACAGCGGGACGCGGGGCAGTTCGTCGACGCGCAGCGTCGGGTGCGAGACGCCCCGCTCCAGCAGTTCCGTCCGGGGCTGGACCGTGACGGCGGCGTCGCCCGTCAGCGACTCGTTGTACTCCAGCAGGTACTGGCCCTCGCTGAGGTGCCACCACTCGTAGTCGTCGTCGGGGTTCCGCTTCTCGCTGTCGTGGGGCGCGGTCCCGGCGGGTTCGAGTTCGCCGCCCCCGAAGTCGACACGTCCGGGTTCGACCACCTCGTACACCTCGGCGACGGTGAGGTCGAACCCCTCGTCCTCTGTCTGGGTCGGTTCGTGGACGACGTCCGTGACGTACTGCTCGTACATGCGCGGGGCCACGGACGGAACGTTGAAAAAGCCGGTCGCCGGGCGCGGGCGGTCGCTACTCCCAGGCGAACGCGCCGGCCTCCAGCACCGCCTCGCCGTCGACGAGCAGGCGACCCTCCTCGCGGAGGTCGGTGATCAGGTCGACGTGGACGGCGCTGTCGTTGCCGGCCTCGCCCCCGGACAGACAGGCGTCGTAGGCCCGGCCCAGTGCGAGGTGGACGGTGCCCCCCATCTTCTCGTCGAAGAGGATGTTGTCGGTGATCCGGTCGACGCCGCGGTTCGCCCCGACGCCGAGTTCGCCCAGGCGCCGCGCGCCGTCGTCCGTCTCCAGCACCTCCGCGATGGTCGCCTCGCCCTGTGCGGCCGCGTAGTCGACGACCTCGCCGTCCTCGAAGGTCAGGCGGACGTCCCGGACCCGCGTGCCGTGGACGGTCATGGGCACGTCGAAGGTCACCTCGCCCGCCGTCGCTTCGGGCGCGGTGAACACCTCGCCGGAGGGGAGGTTGTGGGAGTCGTAGGCCACGCTCGCGGCGCTGTTGACGGCGGTCCGGTTCTCGATCGCCATCGTCAGATCGGTCCCCGCACCCTCGATGCGGACCTCGCTGCCGTCGTCGAGGGTCTCCTTCAGCCGGCCCATCTCCTCGGCCAGCGACTCCCAGTCCCGCAGCGTGGCGTCGTAGACGAAGTCGCGGTAGGCCTCGTAGCTCATGCCGGCCTGCTGGGCCATCGCCCGCGTGGGGTGCTGGGTCGACACCCAGTCCGTGTCCAGGCGGGCCTCGCGGATGGCCTGCCGCGAACGGTTGTACGCCTGCCGGCGCTCGCTCGGCACGTCGCTGGTCCCGGCGGTGTTGTTCGAGCCCTTCAGGATCAGGACGGAGTCCGCGCGCTCGTACAGTTCGCGCTCGTAGGCGGGGTCCTCGCCGAAGTCGCCGTCGTGGGCGCGCAGGTACGCCCGGGTGAGCTCGTCGGAGCCGTACGTCGCCAGGAGGTTCGCGCCGCGGTCGCCGAGCGCCTCGGCGACGGCCACCGCGAGGTCGTGGGCGCCCTCGTCGACGTGGACGACCACGTCGTCGCCCGCCTCGACGCGGGCGCTCCAGTCGACGAGCGTCTCGGCGTGTTCCCGGATGCGCTGGTCCATACTTCGACTGTGCCGGCGGGCGACAAAACGGCGGCGACCCGTCGCGCAGGTCGGCGGCTCCCTACTCGGCGTCGACGGCCACCGACTCCCCGCGCTCGGCGCTCTCGTACAGCGCGTCGATGGCCGCCGCGTTGCCGACCGTCTCGGCGCGGTCGACGCGCGGCGTCCGGCCCGAGTCGACCGCGTCGGCGAAGGCCTCGGCCTGCAGGCGGTAGTGATCCACGGCGTCGAACGTCTCCGTGTGCTCCTCGCCGTCTTTGACCCAGGTCAGCGACACCGGCTGGTCGGGCTCGGGGCCGAAGGGGTCCGCGGCCTCAACCCGCCCGTCCTCGGTCAGCACGCGGTAGCGCTCGGTGTGGGGCGCGTCGAAGCTCCCCACGACGTGGGCGGTGGGACCGTCGCCGTACTCCAGGGTGCCGGCGAGGTGGGAGTCGACCCCGGAGTCGTAGCGGTCCACGGCCGTGGCGTATGCGCGGTCGGGCTCGCCGAGGAAGTTCCGAGCCGCGCTGACGGCGTAGCAGCCCACGTCCATCAGCGCCCCGCCGTCGAGGTCCGGGTCCAGACGGAAGTTGTCCGTTCGGTCGCCCATCTGGAAGGTGAACGTGGCCTCGACGTGGCGGACCGCGCCCAGTTCCTCCCGGACGATCTCCAGCGCTCGCTCGGTTCGCGGGTGGAACCTGTACATGAACGCCTCCATCAGCGTCACCCCGCGCTCCTCGCAGTAGTCGAACAGATCGTTGGCCGCTCCCGGGTCGCGGGTCAGCGGCTTCTCGCAGAGGACGTGCCGGCCCGCGTCGGCGGCCTTCCGGGTCCACTCCGCGTGGAGGGCGTTGGGCAGCGGATTGTAGACGGCGTCGATCCCGTCGTCGGAGAGCAGCGCCTCGTAGCTCCCGTACGAGCGGTCGATGCCCGTCTCCGCCGCGACATCGTCGGCGCGGTCGGCGTCCCGCGAGGCGATAGCCGCCACGCGGTGCTCGCTGGCCTGGATCGCCGGGATCACGTAGTCGATGCCGATGTGGGCCGTGCTGAGAACGCCGAAGTCCATGCCGGAGAAGCGGCGCTGCAGCTATTAAAGCCGCCGCCGGGTCGGCGTCCGGCCGAGCGTAGCGAGGCCGGGCTCGGAAGGCGAGTGGAACGAGCCGTTCGGCGTCCTGGCGAGCGAAGCGAGCCAGGGCTCGCGGGACGAACGCAGTGAGTCCCGCGGCGTCTCTGCGAACGCAGTGAGCGCGGGCTCGGGAGTCGACCAGCGGGAGCCTCCCGACGTCGGGCCGATCGCGTCAGTTAGACACGCGGTTCCGCAGGTCGAACGCCTCGATGATGCTCTGGTTGCGGTCCAGGTTCGTCTCCAGTTCGACGTGGAGCGTGTCGAGCATGGTGTCGACCAGCTCCTGGCGCTCCTCGTCGGAGGTGAACCGCTCGTCGCCGGTGTTCGGATCGGTCGAGGGCAGGCCCTGCTCCAGGGCCCACTCCTGGTTCGGGTAGGCGGTCCGCATGTTGTACGGCTCGTCGTGCTGGGCGATCCGGACCGCGTACGCCGAGAGGCTCCGCTCCTCGTCGTAGACGACCTCGATGATGTCCCGCTGCGGGTGGCCCTTGCCGGGGTTGGGCCGGTGCGGGTTGTTGTAGTGGCCGTTGCGCAGGTCCGACAGGCCCATCAGGCCGACCCACCAGATGACGGCGGCGTCGACGTAGTAGGGCACCGCCTGCGTGTTCTTGAACTTCAGGACCTGATACCAGTAGTTGGAGTTCTCGGCGTGCATCCGGACGGTGGCTTCCATCGGCGCGTTGGCCGTGAAGCCCTCGTCGAGGTCCTCGCCGGTCACCGGGTGCTCGTTGTTCCGGATGGTCTGGAGCAGCGGGTGGTCCTCGTCGTAGTAGACGTCGTCGCTCAGCAGCGACGAGAACGTCCAGTCCGCGTCCTCGTGGTCCGGCTGGTCGTGGGCCCGGTCGCGCTCGTACTTCTCCTCGGGCTGGTAGGTCCGCGCGTCCGTGGGCCACTCCTGTTGAATCAGCTGGTCGGGGTCGTTGCCCGCCGTCGCCGGTCCGGCCGTCTGGTCCCACGGGTCGTTCGTCTTGTGGTACGTCAGCTGCTCCGTCTCGTCGGGCAGCAGCATGAGCCGCGGCAGCAGCTTCGCCGTCGCGTGGTACGGGAAGCCCTCCTCGACGTAGGTCTGGACGTGATCCAGCGCCTGCGTGCCGAGCTCGCCCATCGTCAGCTCGCCGCTGTTGACCTTGTCCTGGATGGCCTGGACGTCGACGTCGTACATCCCGGCCTTCGTGCTGTCGTCGACGGACTCCTCGGTGACGTCGATCTCGCCGTCGACGCTGCCCTTGTCGGGCAGGTAATCGAGGAAGTCCCGCGGGACGTGCATGTGCGCGTCGTCGGAGTCGAACGTGGGGCACAGCTCCGCCAGCGTCGTGTCGGCGGTGATCTCCGAGGCCGGCAGCACGTCCTCGGGCTCCTTCTCGTTGCCTGCCTCGACCTCCCAGGGCCAGGCCTCGGGGTCGGTTTCGGTCGGCGGCGGCGTCGACTCGCCGTCGTCGTCACCGATCGACGGGAACGGCGTGGCGGCGAAGGCGATCCAGTCGACCTCGACCCTCCCGCTCTCGCCCTGCCAGAAGTTCAGGCGCACGTCGTCGACGGCCGATCGGTCGACGCCCATCGCGTCGATGTCGACGGCGACCTCCGCGAACTCGGTCGCGATCGGTTCCTCGGTCAGGTCGGCGAGCCGTCCCTCGGTACCGCCGACCTCCACCTGGATGCCGCTCTGCTCGTCACCGGAGACGCCCCGCATCGACAGCACCAGGTACTGATAGTCGGAGACGTCCTCGTGGACGCGGGTCGCGAAGAAGCCCGACTCGTCGTACGCCAGGCTGAGGGCGCCGTCCTCGACCTCGGCGCTCTCCAGCGCGGCCGTCGTCCAGTCGCGGTCGAGGCTGTTCTGGTCGCCGGATTCCTCGAAGTCCTGTACCACGAGCGGGTCGGGCGACGAGTCTTGGGCGCCAGCCAGCGACGAGCCGGCCACGCCAGCGAGACCGCCCGTCCCGAGCGCGAAGCCGCCCTTGATGATGGTTCTGCGTCGCATAGTTACACCTCCCCGAACAGGTCGACGAGGTCGGCGTAGTCGACGTCGCCGTTGCCGTTGTAGTCGTAGTACTCGACGTTGTCGGTCATCGCGTCGCTCTCCATGTTGTCGAAGTAGGTGACCACGTCGTCGTAGTCGACCTCGCCGTTGCCGTTGAGGTCCTCGTACTCGCCGTCGCCGTCCGGGTCGGTCGGGCTTGCGTCGTTCCTGCCGACCGGCGGCGGACCGTCGCCCCCGTCGCCGTCACCGCCGGCGAACCGGACGGCGGCCAGGTCGACCCGGCCGTTGGCCTCGGGTCCGAAGGTGAGCCAGACGTCGTCGACGGCCGTCCGGTCGACGCCCGCGGCTTCGAGGTCGACGGCGACCGTCGACAGCGAGGTGCCGACGTCGTCGCCGGTCAGTTCGGACAGGGCGTCCTCGACGCTGCCGACCTCGAGGCGGACGTCGCCCTCCTCGCCGCCGTCAGCGCCGCGGACGTCCAGTTCCAGCCGCTGGTACGCAGACACGTCGCGGCCGACGTTGGTCCCGTACCAGCCGCCGCCGTCGTACGACAGGCGCAGCGCGCCGTCGGTGACGGTCGCCTCCTCGGCCAGGTCGCCGGCGTCGGTCCACTCCCCGAGGTCGTTCTCCCCGGGCCAGCCCGGGTCGCCGTCGAAGTCGTCGACGACCAGCGCCGATTCGCCGGACTGTCCGCTCGCCGTCGTCGCGAGAATCGCCGTTCCGGCGACCCCCGTCGATACCCCCTTGATGAATGTGCGGCGTCGTATCACGGTCGTGTTTAGTTAAGCGTGAAAAGTGAGGCGGGAGAATTTCTTGCTGGTTCATGGCAGAAATCGCCCGCCTCAACGGCAGTAGCGACTGGATAGATTTGGGTTTTGTGGAGCGCGAGCGGACACCCGAGCCGGCGATGATGCTGGGTATTCGATCGCACGTTGCGGGGCTATCGCTGTCGAATACCGTCGATTTGCTCGAGGACCTGGGTGTCGATCGGTCGCGGAAAGCGATCCACGATTGGGTGCAGAAAGCCGATTTACAGCCAGAACTAGGGAAATCGCCGAATCAGATCGCGATCGACGAAACGGTGATTCGGATCAACGATCAGCAATTCTGGCTGTACGCCGCCGGTGATCCTGCTAGAAACGAGCTGCTGCACATCCGGCTTTTTTCGACGACGACCACCGCTCTCACCGAAATATTTCTCCGCGAACTCCAGCAGAAACACGACATCGAAACAGCCGAATTTCTCGTTGATGGTGCCCAACACCTCCAAACCGCATTGCAACGAGCAGGCCTCCGATTTCAGATATCTCGCCACGGAAATCGGAATACTATCGAACGGATTTTTCGAGAACTCAAGCGCCGAACCTCGTCGTTCTCGAATTGCTTCAGCCACGTTGAGCCGGTAACAGCCGAAAATTGGCTCCAGAGTTTCGCTCGCTGGCACAATGCTTCTAACTAAACACGACCCGTATCACTGTCTCCCCCTCGTCAGTTCACATTTGGAACAAAGACGATAAATTTTGCTATGAGATGCGATATATAACGGCGTTCGTCAGGGGAACAGCGGGCTCGGTGAGTATCGGAACACGCCCGCAGTCGACGGTCGAACCGGAAGCCAGCGGCGACAGTCCGCGTCAGTTCGGCTGCGTTCGGCCCGTCGGCCCGTCCATCCGCGGCCGGCCGCCGGGCAGCTCCGCGACGCACTGCTTGCAGAAGCGGTACCCCGACTCGTTGGACGTCCCGCACTCGGGGCAGCGGCAGACTCCCGCCTCGTCGTCGCCGACCTCGGTGCGGGCCTCGCCGTCGCCCAGATCGGTGCGGGCCTCGCCGTCGGCGTCGTCCTCCGCCTCGCCGACCGCCGCCGGATCGCCGCGCATCCGGTAGGCGTACAGCAGGGTCAGCAGGTGTGCACCGAGGAGCACCGCGATAGCGGTGTACACCCACTCGTTCCCCAACATGTCTAATGATAGGCATAGTCGTCACTTCAGCGTTGCGTCCAGATACTTTAGGGCGATGACGGGCCAGGCCCGCCATGGCTCACCGCGCCCTCGTCGCCTATCGCCGACTGCCGGACGCGTACGCGCTGCACTACGCTCACTGGGGGACGGGACTGGCCGACGCAATCGGCCCCGACGCGCCCTTCGGCGGGGTCCGCGAGTTGGCTGACCCGGCCCGCGGCGTCGCCGAGCGCCTCGGTCTCGACGCGTCCGGCGGGTACGATCCGCCACCGACGCGGGTCGATCCCCGGCCGCTGCGCCGCCGGGCGACGCCCGAGGCCGTCCTCTCCGCTGTCGATCCGAGCGTCGAGTCGCTGGTGGTCGTCGACCGCGACTACCGGGCACAGACGTACGTCGTCTGCCCGGTCGGGTTCGGGCCGGCGGACGCGCCCGGCGACCCCGGCATCGTTCTCGCCCACCCCGACGGGGACCCGGCGGCCCTCCGCGAGCTGGTCGTCGAGACGCGGTCGGCGCTGGACGCGGCGGTCGCCCGCGTCGCCCTGACGCCGGACGCGGCGCGGGCGGCGTTCCGACGTGCGCTGGCCGCGCGTGCGACGGTGTATCCGGCTGACGACGCGTCCTTTTTACGCGCCGACTGACTACACAACCGCGTGACGACCGTCGAGCGCGACCCGCAGTCGCTGTCGGACCCGACTCCCGACGAGGCCCGGTCCCTGATCGAGCGCGGCCTGGACGCAGACGCCCTCGTGACCGTCTTCGGCCGCTGTACCGTCGAGTACGAGGGCCGAGCGGCCAGCACGCTCGGGCCGGGCGACCGCCACGTCATGCTCAAACCCGACGGGGCCGCCCTGGTCCACACCGACGAGGGCCAGCAGCCGGTCAACTGGCAGCCGCCGGGCTGCGAGCACGCCGTCGACGTCGCGGACGGCGAACTGATCGTCGAGAGCGACCGCGAGTCACCCGACGAGCACCTCTTCGTGACCTTCGAGCGGGTGGCCCACGCAGCCGCCTTCGACGTGGTCGACCCCGAGGACCTCGCGCTGACCGGGACCGAGGAGGATCTCCGACAGCGCATCCTCGACGAACCGGCGCTCGTCGAACCGGGGTTCGCACCGCTGTCGACCGAGCGAGGAACGCCCGCCGGCGCGGTCGACATCTACGGCGAGGACGCCGACGGCCGGACCGTGGTGGTCGAGCTGAAGCGACGACGGGTCGGCCCCGACGCGGTCGGCCAGCTCGGCCGGTACGTCGACGCCCTCGAGCGCGACCTCCACGACGACGCCGAGGTACGGGGGATTCTGGTGGCACCCTCAGTCACCGACCGGGCGCGCGACCTGCTCGCGGAGCGCGGGCTGGAGTTCGTCTCGCTGGAGCCCTGAGGTCAGTCTCCGGGGTCGACGTCCGAGTGGACGCTGACGACCCCCGACGCGGTCACGACGACCCCGAAATCGCAGTATCTGAAGGCGACGAGTCCCTGTCCCGCCTCACCGAACAACTCCCCCAGCGCGTCCGGATCGCCGGCCTCGTACAGCGGCGGAAGCCTGTCACGCGGGACGCCGCGGACCGAGGCGATCGACCGCGTGACGACCGCGGCGACCGACTCGCTGTCTCCGATCGTCGTCTGGACCAGCGGCGTCGTCTTCCAGGGGCGCTCGCGAACCAGATCCATGGGTCTAATGACTGGGTCGTCGCCATCAAAGGCGATTGGGCTAGACATCTAGCCACCTCTCGACGGGAAGGTACATGTTCTCCTGGTAATACTGGTGATCTAATGGGTGTGAACGACGGTCACGCCGATGCGTCCGCCACGAGAGTCGAGTTCACCTTCGACGCGTCCGACAGCGGCCTGCCGTTCGTCGAGGTCGCCGCACGCGAGTCCTGTTCGGTCCGTTTCGAGGAACTCGTCCCGCGCGGAGCCGACCGCTACGCGGAGTTCTTCAGCGTCCGCGACGCCGATCCCGACCGGGTGCTCGCCCACCTCGAATCGGTCGACGGCCTGGACGCGGAACTGATCACGGGCGGCTCTGACGGCGGGCTGTTCGAGTTCCTCCTGACCGGCCGGGACTGCCCGGTGGTGACCCTCGCCGAGGCGGGCGCACTTCCGCGGGGCGTCCGGAGCGTCGACGGTGGCGCCCGGATCGTCGCCGAGGTACCCGGCTCCGGCGACGTCGGGGCCGCCGTCGACGCGTTCGCCGACGCCTACCCCTCCGCAGAACTGGTGTCCAAGCGCGAGGGTGAGGGGCCGACGACGATCTTCGCCGAGCGGGACCTGCTGAGCGCGCTGGACCGACGGCTGACTGATCGCCAGCGGGTGGCCATCGAGGCCGCACACGAGTCCGGCTACTACGAGTGGCCCCGCGAAGCCACCGCCGAGGAGGTGGCCGACGAACTGGGCGTCGCCGGCGCCACCTTCCACAAGCACCTCCGGGCCGCCGAGCGCAAACTCATCGCCGCGCTGGCCGAGTACGCCGGCGAATAGTCGTCCGTCCTCTCTCAGTCGTCCGTCCGCTCTTTCAGTTCCGCGAGCGCGTTCATCGCCTCCAGCGGCGTCATCGTCGCCACGTCCAGCTCTCGCAGTCGCTCGCGAACTGGACCGTCCGCCGTCGCCCGCTCGCCGTCGTCGGCCCCGGCGTCCGTCCACCGCTCCAGCGAGGGCGCGGTCGCGTCGGCGCCGTTCGCCACGTCGGCAGCGGGCGCGTGGCCGTTCGACGTCGCGCCGGTCCCGTCCGACCCGTCGGCCCCGGCGTCCGCGCCGTTCGCCCGGGCCGCGGCGTCGTCCGTCTCGGCGTTGGCGGCCTCGCCGTCCAGCAGGTCCCGGGAGCGCTCGACGACGGCGTCGGGAACGCCGGCCATGCTGGCCACCTCGACGCCGTAGGAGGCCGCGGCGGCCCCCTCGGCGACGGAGTGCTCGAAGACCACGTCGCCGTCCACCCGCCGGGTCTCGAAGTGGAGGTTGAACGCCCCCGGCAGGTCCGCGGCCGTCTCCGTGAGGTCGTGGTGGTGGGTCGCGAAGAGAGCGTACGCGCCGACCTCGTCGTGGACGTACTCGGTGACGGCGCGGGCGATGGCCAGCCCGTCCGCGGTGGAGGTCCCGCGGCCCACTTCGTCCAGCAGGATCAGCGAGTCACTGGTGGCGCCGCGGAGGATGTCCGACAGTTCGTCCATCTCGATCATGAAGGTCGACCGGCCGCCGGCGATGTCGTCGCTGGCGCCGACGCGAGTGAACACCCGGTCGACGACCGGCAGCGTCGCGCTCTCTGCGGGCACGAAGCTCCCGGCCTGCGCGAGCACACAGAGTAGCGCCACCTGGCGCATGTACGTGGACTTCCCGCTCATGTTGGGGCCGGTGATCACCGCGAGGAAGCGCTCGCGGTCCAGCTCGGTCCCGTTGGGGACGAACGACTCGTCGGTCCGCTCGACGACGGGGTGGCGCGCCGCGTCCACGTCGAACGCGTCGGCGCCGACCGTCGG
This genomic interval from Halomicrobium urmianum contains the following:
- a CDS encoding class I SAM-dependent DNA methyltransferase, encoding MARDGYRGTAARFYDVHAREFDRDGAAFYRRLASDADGPALELACGTGRVYLDLLRSGVDVDGLDRSADALSVLRENVDADGRSPTVWQADMTDFAVDREYALVYCPFNAVQHALTVGDQLALFRCVSDALAPGGRFVFDVFVPSFEVICEEYGDWETKSVRFDGEPHEFRTRTRIVDEVEQRFEVTNELRDADGNHLFEESFPLALLPKPHVGLLARLSPFDDWHVDGGFGGEPIADGDETQVWTLETAE
- a CDS encoding CheF family chemotaxis protein, with the translated sequence MSESVIADFVGQFNAEVMTRAEPVQGRVLLSQKRLVLAANEDDKLTIPLSAVFDVAVGHVPPDLGDFFQSTVTVAFERGGQRSVAVVEADDEKVEKFSTVLFKAIINGTDTSVTERARVGGRVTDEGFESAKLYVEAGTVEFRRPDGSFAVSLETVTDFERGRREIGGEERPVLTFRHMKAGRAVTTVAAVPSSRKLSILGRYLRLEYTDLVQELEDVELTDDKTELLVAMYSTGDSEGMPLASVVGKDGSEVTMLLRDLQEDGLVQDSPDGPALTPKGEVVASKHLEDVNH
- a CDS encoding DUF7112 family protein; protein product: MADRLPSDHDAVETHRVTVASVGRTDRPKVELPDGIDADEGDVVRLVLDGEEYHARVDGALDGSLVVSHVADNARLAREGDGDNRLAEWVDASGVALGGSAHLDVITAGYKYGLREPGKRVVYSATDAPDSSLADIARDLDG
- a CDS encoding 30S ribosomal protein S6e yields the protein MAEFTVAVSDPEDGTTYQIDVDGQDANRFIGREIGEDVDGGAVGLDGYTLELTGGSDDAGRPMRPDVRGDDLKSILTDGGVGFNPTRDGERKRITVRGREVSDATAQVNAKITERGSDDVDDLLGDEE
- a CDS encoding dCTP deaminase, which gives rise to MYEQYVTDVVHEPTQTEDEGFDLTVAEVYEVVEPGRVDFGGGELEPAGTAPHDSEKRNPDDDYEWWHLSEGQYLLEYNESLTGDAAVTVQPRTELLERGVSHPTLRVDELPRVPLSVGGAGIRIKENARVSTIVHAEE
- a CDS encoding aminopeptidase gives rise to the protein MDQRIREHAETLVDWSARVEAGDDVVVHVDEGAHDLAVAVAEALGDRGANLLATYGSDELTRAYLRAHDGDFGEDPAYERELYERADSVLILKGSNNTAGTSDVPSERRQAYNRSRQAIREARLDTDWVSTQHPTRAMAQQAGMSYEAYRDFVYDATLRDWESLAEEMGRLKETLDDGSEVRIEGAGTDLTMAIENRTAVNSAASVAYDSHNLPSGEVFTAPEATAGEVTFDVPMTVHGTRVRDVRLTFEDGEVVDYAAAQGEATIAEVLETDDGARRLGELGVGANRGVDRITDNILFDEKMGGTVHLALGRAYDACLSGGEAGNDSAVHVDLITDLREEGRLLVDGEAVLEAGAFAWE
- a CDS encoding Gfo/Idh/MocA family protein — its product is MDFGVLSTAHIGIDYVIPAIQASEHRVAAIASRDADRADDVAAETGIDRSYGSYEALLSDDGIDAVYNPLPNALHAEWTRKAADAGRHVLCEKPLTRDPGAANDLFDYCEERGVTLMEAFMYRFHPRTERALEIVREELGAVRHVEATFTFQMGDRTDNFRLDPDLDGGALMDVGCYAVSAARNFLGEPDRAYATAVDRYDSGVDSHLAGTLEYGDGPTAHVVGSFDAPHTERYRVLTEDGRVEAADPFGPEPDQPVSLTWVKDGEEHTETFDAVDHYRLQAEAFADAVDSGRTPRVDRAETVGNAAAIDALYESAERGESVAVDAE
- a CDS encoding IS6 family transposase — translated: MAEIARLNGSSDWIDLGFVERERTPEPAMMLGIRSHVAGLSLSNTVDLLEDLGVDRSRKAIHDWVQKADLQPELGKSPNQIAIDETVIRINDQQFWLYAAGDPARNELLHIRLFSTTTTALTEIFLRELQQKHDIETAEFLVDGAQHLQTALQRAGLRFQISRHGNRNTIERIFRELKRRTSSFSNCFSHVEPVTAENWLQSFARWHNASN